From the Zonotrichia leucophrys gambelii isolate GWCS_2022_RI chromosome 10, RI_Zleu_2.0, whole genome shotgun sequence genome, one window contains:
- the FURIN gene encoding furin, producing the protein MDLRPCSLLLLWTLVVALTLLDQEVLAQHIYTNTWAVLVPAGPQEADRLARKHGFLNLGPIFGDYYHFRHRGVAKRSLSPHQPWHSRLAREPQVQWLEQQVAKRRTKRDVFMEPTDPKFPQQWYLYNTNQRDLNVRQAWEQGYTGKGIVVSILDDGIEKNHPDLEANYDPGASFDVNDQDPDPQPRYTQMNDNRHGTRCAGEVAAVANNGICGVGVAYNARIGGVRMLDGEVTDAVEAHSLGLNPNHIHIYSASWGPEDDGKTVDGPARLAEEAFFRGVSQGRGGLGSIFVWASGNGGREHDSCNCDGYTNSIYTLSISSTTQYGNVPWYSEACSSTLATTYSSGNQNEKQIVTTDLRQKCTELHTGTSASAPLAAGIIALALEANKNLTWRDMQHLVVQTSKPAHLNANDWVTNGVGRKVSHSYGYGLLDAGAMVSLAKNWTTVGPQRKCVIDILAEPRDIGKRLEVRRKVDACLGKANYISRLEHAQARLTLSYNRRGDLAIHLVSPMGTRSTLLAARPHDFSADGFNDWAFMTTHSWDEDPSGEWVLEIENTSDAKNYGTLTKFTLVLYGTATESPSLSNQLESSGCKTLTPSQTCVVCEEGYYLHQKSCLKRCPPGFAPGVQSTHYNLENSVEPIAPHLCLPCHPSCATCAGPGPNQCLTCPAHSHFSSLDFSCSHQTQSSRASPALADGEGPAEAPPPVNLPVLIASLSCILIVIIFVTIFLVLQARSGFSLRGVKVYALDSGIISYKGLPSDIWQEEGPSESDGEDYEAHSERTAFIRDQSAL; encoded by the exons ATGGATCTGAGGCCCTGCTCGCTGCTGTTGCTCTGGACTCTGGTGGTTGCCCTCACTCTCCTGGACCAGGAGGTGCTGGCCCAGCATATTTACACCAACACCTGGGCTGTGCTCGTCCCTGCAGGACCCCAGGAGGCTGACAGGCTGGCCAGGAAGCATGGATTCCTCAACCTAGGCCCG ATCTTTGGTGATTATTACCACTTTCGACACCGCGGCGTGGCCAAGCGTTCCCTGTCGccccaccagccctggcacagccgcCTGGCCAGGGAGCCCCAG GTgcagtggctggagcagcaggtggCAAAGCGCAGGACCAAGCGAGACGTGTTCATGGAGCCCACGGACCCCAAGTTCCCGCAGCAGTGGTACCTG TACAACACAAACCAGCGGGACCTGAACGTGCGTCAGGCCTGGGAACAGGGATACACGGGCAAGGGCATCGTGGTGTCCATCCTGGATGACGGCATTGAGAAGAACCACCCTGACCTGGAGGCCAACTAT GACCCAGGGGCAAGTTTTGACGTGAATGACCAGGACCCGGACCCGCAGCCTCGCTACACGCAGATGAATGACAACAg ACATGGCACGCGCTGTGCTGGGGAAGTGGCTGCTGTGGCAAACAACGGCATCTGTGGAGTTGGCGTGGCGTACAACGCCAGGATCGGAG GAGTGCGCATGCTGGATGGGGAGGTGACCGATGCTGTGGAGGCCCATTCCCTGGGCCTGAACCCCAACCACATCCACATCTACAGTGCCAGCTGGGGCCCTGAGGACGACGGCAAGACTGTGGatggcccggcccggctggCAGAGGAGGCTTTCTTCCGTGGGGTCAGCCAG GGCCGAGGCGGGCTGGGCTCCATCTTCGTCTGGGCGTCTGGGAATGGGGGCCGCGAGCATGACAGCTGCAACTGTGACGGTTACACCAACAGCATCTACACGCTGTCCATCAGCAGCACCACCCAGTACGGCAACGTGCCCTGGTACAGCGAGGCCTGCTCCTCCACCCTCGCCACCACCTACAGCAGCGGCAACCAGAACGAGAAGCAGATT GTGACGACTGACCTCAGACAGAAGTGCACTGAGCTGCACACGGGGACGTCAGCCTCAGCACCCCTGGCTGCCGGCATCATCGCCCTCGCCCTGGAAGCCAA CAAGAACCTGACGTGGCGGGACATGCAGCACCTGGTGGTGCAGACCTCGAAGCCGGCTCACCTGAACGCCAATGACTGGGTCACCAACGGCGTTGGCCGCAAAG TCAGCCACTCGTATGGCTACGGCCTGCTGGATGCTGGGGCCATGGTGAGCCTGGCCAAGAACTGGACTACGGTGGGACCTCAGAGGAAGTGTGTCATTGACATCCTTGCAGAGCCCAG GGACATTGGGAAGCGTCTCGAGGTACGGCGGAAGGTGGATGCCTGCCTGGGGAAAGCCAACTACATCAGCCGTCTGGAGCACGCGCAGGCCAGGCTGACGCTGTCCTACAACCGCCGGGGGGACCTGGCCATCCACCTGGTCAGCCCCATGGGCACCCGCTCcaccctgctggctgccag GCCTCACGACTTCTCGGCCGATGGCTTCAATGACTGGGCCTTCATGACAACACACTCGTGGGATGAGGACCCCTCTGGGGAGTGGGTGCTGGAGATTGAGAACACCAGTGATGCCAAGAACTATG GCACGCTTACCAAGTTCACGCTCGTGCTGTATGGGACGGCCACCGAGTCCCCCAGCCTCTCCAACCAGCTGGAGAGCAGTGGCTGCAAGACCCTGACCCCCAGCCAGACCTGTGTGG tCTGCGAGGAGGGGTACTACCTGCACCAGAAGAGCTGCCTGAAGCGCTGCCCTCCCGGCTTCGCACCCGGCGTCCAGAGCACGCACTACAACCTGGAGAACAGCGTGGAGCCCATTGCACCccacctctgcctgccctgccacccctcctgtgccacctgtgcgGGACCTGGCCCCAACCAGTGCCTCACCTGTCCTGCGCACTCCCACTTCAGCAGCCTGGActtctcctgctcccaccaGACCCAGAGCAGCCGTGCGTCCCCCGCCCTGGCAGACGGCGAAGGACCAGCTGAGGCCCCCCCTCCGGTCAACTTGCCTGTCCTCATTGCCAGCCTCAGCTGCATCCTCATTGTCATCATCTTTGTCACCATCTTCTTGGTGCTGCAAGCACGCTCAGGCTTCAGCCTGCGGGGTGTGAAGGTGTATGCCCTGGACAGCGGGATCATCTCCTACAAGGGGCTCCCCTCCGACATCTGGCAGGAGGAGGGTCCCTCTGAGTCGGACGGTGAGGATTATGAGGCCCACAGCGAGAGGACTGCCTTCATCAGAGACCAAAGTGCCCTTTGA
- the LOC135452451 gene encoding transcription initiation factor TFIID subunit 4-like, with translation MLQKSEAEYLASWKSESRQCPEEPQAPPSRSGHSELAACGTATGESSEQRRRPRQRLRHRQCSDPGTAGLPHQRPHLSQPLAGPPRKMAQSREHPPEAAREPRVPDCHGPQHGTAQWKIICRGPPAYVPIPDTQAGLFPRVGPDGSSRPAPAVTAARGDSLAAGAQPGPRGAFPPDPSPAKHRVLGRPGRRTQPGAALPAPHRGPARARCPRSQPRTGAARRPRACTHGAAPAAELRTAAAGLGPGREAAWLPFGLPRRRLRLPPPQLRARPPGSPLAPGDRRARTPPPAAP, from the coding sequence ATGCTTCAGAAATCTGAAGCAGAATATCTGGCCAGCTGGAAAAGTGAGAGCCggcagtgcccagaggagcCACAAGCCCCTCCATCCAGAAGCGGCCACAGCGAGCTGGCAGCCTGCGGCACCGCCACAGGAGAGAGCTCCGAGCAGCGCCGGAGACCCCGCCAGAGGCTACGGCACAGACAGTGCAGTGACCCTGGCACAGCGGGGCTTCCCCATCAGCGACCACACCTCAGCCAGCCCCTGGCCGGACCGCCCCGAAAAATGGCCCAGAGCCGCGAGCACCCGCCGGAGGCTGCACGGGAGCCCCGGGTGCCGGACTGTCACGGCCCTCAGCACGGTACGGCACAATGGAAAATTATCTGCCGTGGTCCACCAGCGTACGTGCCAATACCGGACACCCAGGCCGGGCTGTTTCCCCGCGTTGGTCCCGACGGCAGCAGCCGTCCCGCTCCGGCGGTGACCGCTGCACGTGGGGACAGTCTGGCCGCCGGGGCACAGCCCGGACCCCGCGGCGCCTTCCCGCCGGACCCGTCGCCAGCGAAGCACCGCGTGCTGGGACGGCCCGGCCGCCGCACCCAGCCCGGAGCCGCGCTCCCGGCTCCGCaccgcggcccggcccgcgctCGCTGCCCAAGGAGCCAGCCCCGCACGGGAGCAGCCCGGCGGCCCCGGGCCTGCACGCACGGGGCGGCTCCAGCGGCGGAGCTCCGGACGGCGGCGGCCGGGCTGGGGCCGGGGCGGGAGGCGGCCTGGCTGCCCTTCGGTCTcccgcggcggcggctccggctgCCCCCGCCGCAGCTCCGAGCGCGGCCTCCCGGCTCCCCGCTCGCTCCCGGGGACCGCCGGGCCCGCACACCCCCGCCAGCAGCGCCCTAA